In Rhinoraja longicauda isolate Sanriku21f chromosome 16, sRhiLon1.1, whole genome shotgun sequence, the genomic stretch ACACTCTTGTTGGTGATAACGGCacggtggtagaattgctgcctcacagcaccagagacccgggttcgatcctgactacgggtgctgtctgtgtggagtttgtacgttctccctgtgaccgcgtggcttttctccaggtgctccggtctcctcccacaatccaaagatatacgggtttgtatgttaattagcctctgtaaaattgtaaatgatccctagtgtatgtaggatagtgcttgtgtgcggggtgatcgctggctcggcacagactcagtgggccgaagggcctgtttctgctctatctctaaagtccataGTAAACTGgtgttatctccccccccccctcccccttctgtataCAGACAGACCCTGCCTTCCCATGCCATGCCTCAACCCGCTGTGAGGGGCCGGACAAACCTACGCAGGCTCGGCCCTGGGTGACTCTCGGTGTGCGGAGTGACTGCCCCACCCTCGGCCATTCTGCACCACTCAATGGCCCAGTCTCCTCCTCACCAGCGTCCATTCCCTGACCTTTCTCGGCCTCCACTTCTGCTGCCCAGCTGGAGTTTGAAACCTGCCTCTTTCCCCAGGAgtaacttgctttctctctctcccccccccccttggctTTGTGCTGCACggtgtaggggtggggagggggggcaggaggaGTGAAGCCTTGGCCTtcctgtacacggggagaggcgGAGTGGTGGGAGCTCCTGCTGGCGTGCGTGCAGAGGTGGGATTGCTCACCGGGCGCGGTGACCCACTGGGGTCcatgagagagagggtggtggaggagagaggtCACACAGTGTCGTGACCCCAGCCTCCCGCACACTGGGCAGTAAGGTCAGTCACTGTGGATCGATCCGATAGAGCGGTGTGTGAGTATAGTAGAGCCGCGCTGTTACAAAAGGCTTTGAGAAAAGAGATATGCATGCTTTTTTTTTGGCGTTAAGCTGTTGCTTCGGAGGGTGAGTTCAGGGGCGGTTtacagccccccctcccctccgctccgtTCCCGGGTCGGTGACTACTTGAGGGCAGCCGCTCTCTTCCTCTGGGCTCGCCGGTGTGAGGTGTGAGCTGCGGAAAGAGAGAACTGATCAAACACACATTCCTCACTCACCCTCTCGGCTGCACAGCCAGCGTCAGAAGCCACAACAATATCCATTAactatccccacccccccccctgcaaccagtctgaaggagggtccagactcaaaacatcgcctatccgtgttctcctcagaggctgcctgacctgctgagttactccagcgcgttgTGTCTTGTTCCATTGACTACATCATTTCTATGGCAgattggtggcacagtggggcagtggtagagttgctgcctcacagcgccagagacccgggtttgatcctgacttcgggtgctgtctgtacagagtttgtcgttctccctgtgactgcgtgggttttctctgggtgccctggtttccacccacattgcaaagacaagcaggtttgtattTAATTGACATGTAAATTGCCCGCAGTGTgtgggatgcgaaagtgggatagcagagaactagcgtgaacgtgtgattggtcggcatggactctgtgggctgaagggccagtttccatgctgtacctctaaactaaactaaatatatctgtccaaatgtcttttaaatgttgtaattgtactttTTTCCCCATTGCTTCCTCTGGCAACGCAGtgcagatacggactaccctcagTGTGAAGCCACACACAGACAGAGTTGTGCTCCCTACCTTCAGCTTTGTTTCGCCGCTCGCTGTCCTCCCGCTCTCCTCTGTTATTGTGCGACTGCCAGGTAGAGTAAGCATCGCCGAGACTCGCTGCAGGTAGAATTCAGCACAGGTCAGCCTTGCTTTGGCCAGCTCGGCACCGTCCCTGACCCAGACCAATACCCagtacaggggcagcacagtgataggCACCAAGTGCCAGTCACGGACCCTCCCCGCAGGTCGGCAGCCTCCCACAGCGGAGGCACTGGGCAGCCAGTGGCAGTGGGCAGCCAGGGGCAGTGTGAAGCCAGTGGCAGTGTGAAGCCAGTGGCACTGTGAAGCCAGAGGCAGTGGGCAACCAGTGGCAGTGTGCAGCCAGTGGCAGTGTGCAGCCAGTGGCAGTGGGCAGCCAGTGGCACTGTGAACCCAGTGGCAGTGTGCAGCCAGTGGCAGTGTGAAGCCAGAGGCAGTGGGCAGCTAGTGGCAGTGGGCAGCCAGTGGCAGTGTGCAGCCAGTGGCAGTGGGCAGCCAGTGGCAGTGTGAAGCCAGTGGCAGTGGGCAGCCAGGGGGAGTGGGCAGCCAGAGGGAGTGGGCAGCCagagggagggtgagcagccagtggcAGTGGGCAgccagagggagggggtgtgtagCCAGTGGCAGTGGGCAgccagagggagggggtgtgtagCCAGTGGCAGTGGGCAGCCAGAGGCAGTGTGAAGCCAGTGGACGTGTGAAGCCAGAGGCAGTGTGTAGCCAGTGGCAGTGGGCagccagagggagggagtgagcagCAGTGGCAGTGTGCAGGCAGCAGTGTTTGGGAGCTGTGGACCAGGGTGAGCTGCCAGTCGGGGGTTCTAGGCTCGGTGGTCATGGAGACAGAAGGGGGTCCCACCTTTCATCAGCGCCTCCATCTCAGCCTCGTTCCTGTAGGTTCCCTCACTCCAAACCCCGGTGGACGACCCGGATGATCCATGTGTCGAGCTCCGCGATGCCTCGGCCTCACGCCGCTCTCCCCTCCCAGCCAGCCCCACCGAGGAGTGGGCAGACGAGCGGTGGGACCGCGTCCCTGTGACAACAATGACAGCGTTAACGGGGCAagggcgcagcgggtagtgccaCTGCCTCCGCTTGAGACCTGGGTTTGCAGCCGAGctccgctgctgtctgtgtggagtttgcacgttctccctgtaaccgtgtgggcatCAACCGCATCTGCACAACATGCGGGTGAGGTGACGTAGCTCTGAGTTGCAGGAAGATGCGATCACTGGCCAGGTGACAGGGAGTTGGGGCAGGGACCAGTGTGGTGAGTGAACATCTGTTCCGAGAGCAGCTTCAGACTCGCTGCACAGACACACGTGGCCGGTGTCTGTAGGTCAGCAAACCCTGGTCATGGTCACAGAccatgcaggaacggggtactgattttggatgatcagtcatgatggtATTGAATGATGGTGATTGCTTGAagtaccaaatggcctactcctgcacctattttcaatgtttctatgtctatcaatgtgtgtgtgtgtgtctgtgtaagtgtgtgtgtctcCGTATGTGTGCACGCGTGTATTTGTGTGTCTCTATGTATGCAcgcatgtatttgtgtgtgtgtgtgtgtatgtgtgtgtgtgactgtatgtgtgcacgtgtgtatttgtgtgtgcatgtgtctctgTATGTGCATGCGTATATTTGTGTGCGTCTCTGTAGGTGTGCAcgcgtgtatttgtgtgtgtctgtAGGTGTGCAcgcgtgtatttgtgtgtgtctcTAGGTGTGCAcgcatatatttgtgtgtgtgtgtgtgtatttgtgtgtgcatgcgtctctgtatgtgcatgcgtgtatttgtgtgtgtgtgtgtgtgtgtgtgtgtgtgtgtgtgtgtgtgtgtgcgcgcgtgtgaggGATTTACTGAAGGTTTGAGTGGAGCGTCAGGgagaggtgggtggtgggggaacaGTGAgtctgagggaggggggatgtatCCCTATggataggggtggggggggggtgaggggcaagTGAGCACTGAGCTAATGCATCACATTATTTCCACTCCCGGCACGCACACTGACGCACACATATTCACTCAATCTCACatactctcactccctccctccctccctccctccctccctccctccctccctccctccctccctccctccctccctccctccctccctccctcactcacgctAGTGTGTGACTCACCGGCCCGTGTTAGATGACCATCGGCTCCAGCTGCCCCGTACACTgtgggagatgagagagagagagagggagagagacttgGTTCCGGTGCTGTAATGCTCTATGTTCCATGGAAGATGGCTCCCTCTCCCACCGCCCCTTGTCTGCATCTCAGACCAGCGCCAAGATAGGACAGAGCAGTAAACAGGTGAAGGCcagtcggcccctcgagccaatcCTGTCCCACCGTTCACTATGATCATACCACCCCCAACCCCTCACCTCCCCATTCCTGGCTCCCCAGTCTCAACCCCCACCAGGTATCGTCCCCTCAAACTCCagcccctccccagcccctcagTGCCCGCCATCCCTCAGTGTCCCCCCCCGGCCCctcagtcccccccccctcccccccagtccctCAGTCCCCCTCAACCCCAGCCCCTTAGTTCCCCCCGGCCCCTCAGTGCCTGACCCACCCCGGTCCCTcagtcccccccctcacctcggaCGTATTCCTCGTACGCTGTCCTGTTGCCATTGAAGACTCTCTGCCAGTCGGAGCGGGGCCGGCTGGGTGTGGCCGGGTTGTGGGACGTGTGTGCTGTCCAGCCGTGGTCTATAGGAGGACAACATTGGCGCAGGTTACAGTGTGAAACCGTCCACTCTCCCACCCCTGCACAGACGGCCCCTTCAGAATGTAAAGTAGACGCAAACTCATCGTCTCTTCAATGTTTCCCCACTTGAATGAAACGATGAGAGTTTCTCCCTCCACGGTCGCTGCCTGATCTAACATTTTATCTCGGAGCTACAGCAGCTGCGACATTGGGCTGCGGACGGTGGAAGTGAATCGGGGAGCTGGCtgagagatgcagcctgatccccCCCGTGACAGCCAGGCGCCAAAACCTCTCCCAGACCACCAATTCTGCGGCTCCCAGCGAGAGTAAGGGGACCTGTAACCGGCCCCTGAACGTCGACTGGTGCAGGGCGACAAGAGGCAGACACAGTCCATGGTGGACTCACCACACCCAACCATCCTGGGCCGAAATATCAACAGGAAAACTAATTGTGTGCGAGTCTTTGACCAATGTCTACAGATGctcctgtagagagcatcctcttGGGATGATGCATCCCAGCTTGATTTAGCACGACCTGTTGTAATGCTTGACTGTACTCATGTGTGGTATGATATGGATTGTACGCAGACAAAGCTTCtcgtgtgacagtaataaaccaagccACCTTGCCCCACCATCACGCTCCTGGACAGGCACCAGTTCTGCAGGTGAACCTGGAGTACAAACTCTGGCCAACTCTCCGGCCCCAAAGGGTTGTAGTCGGTGACCACGTCCCAAACCGTGAGTGACTGACTTTGAGCAGGGCCCGGGGGAGAGGTCAGAGTGATACCATCAGCGAGGCCCGACTGTGAACCGATGGCAGTAATAGCATCTCAGCCTCTGGATTCAATGCCCAGAGCCAGCTCCTCCCGCCCAGAGGCCCAGAGTATCCCGGGAATTCTGTCTGGGACACGGGCAATGGCTGGGAATGCTTGCAGTGGCTGAGCCTGTCTACCAGCCCCTGGGACACAGTCCATTCCGCTGCTCTCTTTAGTCTCTAGAGatgccgcgcggaaacaggcccttcggcccactgagtccgtgccgaccagcgacccccactgtACAGCAgcaggagggacaatttacacttttactgaagccaataaacctgcaaacccgcacttctttggcgtgtgggaggaaacccacagaaaccccacgtggtcatggggggaacgtacaaactccacacagacagcagccttggtcaggatcaaagctgggtccctggcgctgcggggcagcagctccacctctgcaccaccgtgccgcactctcACCTTTCAGGTATTCCTCATACGCTGTCCTGTTCCCATTGAACACCTTCTCCCAGTCAAACTGCAGCCACTCCCTTGCCCCCGGCACGCCGGAGTTTCGGGGTGAAGTGTGGAGGATCCAGCCGTGATCTGCAGGGGGACAATGTGGAAGGGCGTGAGTGGACAGCGTGTCTGGTGGTGACGGTGTCAAGATGCAGCAGGGGCCCACTGTGCTGCGGGCACAGCCGCGGCTGGCAATCACCACGTCGACCAGGGACCGACGCTTCAATAACCCTCTGCTTCTTCCAACCCCCTGAGCAAAGGTCTGACCTGCCCAGCACGACTCCATGCTGTGGGAAGGATTCTTGCGGTCACACAAAAATGGAACTAACACCTGCGTCTACAGGGGAATTAATGTTCATTCGCAGCAACTCCAGAGGCCCACTCCCCAAACCCTTCATCCCCAACGCATGCAGTCACCACAACCCCCAACGCTGCCTCGTATCCCAAACCCCTCACCCTGCCCCACGTCCCCTCATTTATCCAACTGGTCTCTCCTCACACCCTGCACTGCCTGGAGCTGTGATGGGGCCCTTCCCTTCatgttcccccctccctacccactACCCTTCCCTTCAtgttcccctctccctaccccctacccTTCCCTTCATGTTCCCCTCTCCACATCTCCTACCCTACCCTTcacattcccctctccccacaccccaaccTACCTTTCAggttcctctctccccacaccctgcaCTGCCCGACCTTCGCAGGGCAGACTAGCCTTCAtggtcccctccccacaccccgacCACCcatgttcccctctccccacaccccgacCACCCAtgttcccctctctccacaccccgACCTACCCaatttcccctctccccacaccctgacccacacattcccctctccccacaccctgacccatacgttcccctctccccacaccctgacccacacgttcccctctccccacaccctgacccacacgttcccctctccccacaccctgacccacacgttcccctctccccacaccctgacccataCGTtcacctctccccacaccctgacCCTTACGTtcacctctccccacaccctgacccacatgttcccctctccccacaccctgacccacacgttcccctctccccacaccctgacccataCGTtcacctctccccacaccctgacccacacgttcccctctccccacatcctgcACGACACGGACCTACACTGGGGACCTACCCCTCATGTAGCCCTCCAGGCTGGTGTTGTTGTGGTacgtcccctctccccacagcacTCCGTGGTGCCCCGTGGAACCTCTCCTGAAGACTCGCGGATCAATCAGTCcgttctctgaaacagcaagaggCGGCTTCGGGTCACACAACGTAGAACatcgcacagaaacagacccttcggcccacaatgtctgtgctgaaaatgataCCAAGTCAAACTAATTGCCTctatctgcacgtgatccacacccctccattccctgcctatcctcaagtctcttaaacgccactatcggatctgcctccaccaccgcccccaaaaagtgtgtttcaGGCACCGACCATCCCctgtgtaaaagaaaatttgCCCCGACCTTTCTCTCCCACCTTCACCCcatcaccttaaaactgtgccctgACGTTTTTGAAATGTCAACCCTGGGTATaaatgtttctgactgtctaccctgtctatgcctctcataaacttgtatcaggtctcccctcagcctctgatactccagggaaaacaatccaagtctgtccaacctctccctgcagctaaaaccctctaatccaggcatcattctggcaaccctcttctgcaccctctctaaagcctccacattcatcctgtaatggggagaccagaactgcatacaagttctaggagcagaattaggccatttggcccatcaagtctactctgccattcaatcatagctaatctatctttccctctcaaccccattctcccgccttctccccataaccactgaaactcttactaatcaagaatctgtcaatctccaccctaaaaatatccattgacggtctccacagccacctgtcgcaatgagttccacagattcaccaccttctgactcaatactccaaatgtgaaatctatatactaaaactcttgtttgtttgtttgtttgtttgttcctgaactacagtcaaaacggtacacgatagcgtgacaattttaggcccaccttactcaccgtcgtccctttggtgctaatggaagaagtttcattgaaatcggtgttatattcttaaagttggtcacattttaaagtttaaatctatctcctagggaggcagGGGGAAGAAGATAAGGTGGgtttagggggatggagtgggggggaggggaagggggaggggaagggggaggggggtggatgggggagggagggggaggagggagcggggaagacaggaggggaaggggggaggagagggtgctgcaccaatgcaggagaggtttgggcccaacgggtccacttggtctagtaaccgataaagctgcatcatgacttcctgactcttatacctaATTCCCCAACTGTTCAAAGCAAGCACACCGTACACCTTCTTCCCCACTCTCATCAGATTGTGCTTCCACTTTCAAGGAGTCATGGACACGTTGACGTACTTTGATTTTGATTGAGCATCAGATAACAGCGTCCCTTCTCCATGACCTACCTTGCATATACCGGACCATTCGTGGGGCGAGTTCAGAGTACACAACCTGCCCAGGGGGTCCAGGGGGTCCAGTGAAGTACGCCCTCATTTGGTCACCTGCGGAACAGAGACTGGGTTAGCAGCTGTGCAGAGAGGGAGCTGGCACACCCACCCATCGTCCAGGAACACAGGGGCACCGGCAGTCTCATCGTTAGAACCAGTGGGAGGTGCTACCCAGTCCCACTCATTACACAAGGTGTACGAGCGACTGATTCCCCTGGGCTGTGGCACAGTCAGGCTGGGGGAGGGAAACAAGACCCCTATTGAAGTGGTGAGCTAACAGTGGTCTTTAAAATGGAGGGTTGGAACAACGTGGACACAGTGAAGGAGGTCAAGAGTCAACAAATACTAATCGGTACCAATGAAAcgaaacaatgagattcttacctgCAGTAGCCGCCTTACACGGCTGTAAATGCAATCACATTGATATCTAATTAAACACTAATTTTATACAATAGTCAAGAGTGCAATGTCAGTAAAACTCGGTaaccataacagtgcaaaaacTAAAGTCCGCAGTGCAGCCAAAGACGCAGTCcgtagaagatcacagttgctgaggttagagtGGTGCAGTGGTCAAGAGttcttgctgggaagaagctgttttttaacctggaggtcacggttttcaggctcctataccttcttcccgatggtagcagcgagatgagagcgtgaccagggtggtgtggctgcctttgaggcaatgcctcctgtagatcccttcgatggtggggaggtcagtatccatgGTGGGCTTGGCAGCACCCCCTACAGATTGTGTGTGGAGAGGAGCACGGATCGCGGGACTGGTGGGTATCAGAGACGGCAACAGGAACcggacaagacaatagacaataggtgccggagtaggccattcagcccttcaagccagcaccgccattcaatgcgatcatggctgatcactctcaatcagtaccccgttcctgccttctccccatacctcctcactccgctatccttaagagctctatccagctctctcttgaaagcatccaacgaactggcctccactaccttctgaggcagagaattccacaccttcaccactctctgactgaaaaagttcttcctcatctccgttctaaatggcctaccccttattcttaaactgtggccccttgttctggactcccccaacattgggaacatgtttcctgcctctaatgtgtccaatcccctaattatcttatacgtttcaataagatcccccctcatccttctaaattccagtgtatacaagcctaattgctccagcctttcaacatacgacagtcccgccattccgggaatcaacctagcgaacctacgctgcacgccctcaatagcaagaatatcctgcaAGATAATGGTCAGTGTCAGCGGAAACAGGGGCTGTCCTTGGATTTCTTGTCTCAGCCTCAGGATGGACATCTTCCATGGAAGATtgcttggaagattgaggaggaaTGTCGACGATTGTTCTGTTGGAGGATAGAGAGCCGACTCATTGCATCAAGGCCTGGCTCGGTAATTCAAACGCCCAGGAACACCCCGagctggacactgcccggtccatcacaggtattgatcCCCGCCATTCAAGgtctatcacaggtactgaccccctccatcgaagggatttacaggaggcgctgcctcaaaaaggcagccgatatcatcagagacccagacCACGCTGGCCACGCTCCCATCTCACTA encodes the following:
- the LOC144600896 gene encoding uncharacterized protein LOC144600896, which produces MGPPGRPGPAGPAGPAGRSGYTETAGAANIRLDYGDIAARLQEYLSSSRFSGMIGQPGPAGPRGLPGPAGPPGLGGDLRVEDVITYIQNSGYSVQGPPGPPGPSGGSLSSEDQLQLKREIIHYFSSDQMRAYFTGPPGPPGQVVYSELAPRMVRYMQENGLIDPRVFRRGSTGHHGVLWGEGTYHNNTSLEGYMRDHGWILHTSPRNSGVPGAREWLQFDWEKVFNGNRTAYEEYLKDHGWTAHTSHNPATPSRPRSDWQRVFNGNRTAYEEYVRVYGAAGADGHLTRAGTRSHRSSAHSSVGLAGRGERREAEASRSSTHGSSGSSTGVWSEGTYRNEAEMEALMKASLGDAYSTWQSHNNRGEREDSERRNKAEAHTSHRRAQRKRAAALK